From the genome of Sphingobacterium sp. UGAL515B_05:
TATACCAATGCACCTCTAAATCCACTATTGAAATGGGAAGAATCCACCACATCCAATGTTGGATTTGAATCGCGGTTTTTAAATGGAAAATTTGGTTTTGATTTCGAATGGTTTTACCGTTATACTTCCGGTATTCTGGGACAGGTAGGAAACCTTTATCCAGCGTCGATGGGTGGTTATTTTCCGAGTTTGGCTAATATTGGCGAAGTTGATAACCGGGGTTTTGATGCTCAATTGCGTTATAGCGACCGTTTTGGTGAATTCAAACTGGGCGTAACCGGCAATATCAACTGGGCGAAAAACAGGTATCTGAAACTGGATGAAGCGAATGGTATCCCTTCTTGGCAGAGTCTCATTGGCAAGCCTATCGGAACAAAAATTGGATTTGTCAAAGAGGGGATGATACAGACCTGGGAGGAAGCACGCAATACCCCTTCACCAAGTTCGGGATTTATGGCGCCCGGTTTTTTCAAATTTAAAGATTTGAATGGCGACGGCCGGATTACCCGAACAGATGATATGACCTATATTGGACGCTCCAATGTACCTGAATTAACATTCGGTTTGAATTTCGATATGGCTTATAAAGGCTTCGACTTTTCAGCATTGTTGCAAGGTGCTGCACGTGTTGATGTTGCCCTAGCAGGAGCCTACGAAGGATCGTCCGGAACTTCAGGGGTAGAGGATAATACACCTTTTACGCGACCTTTTTATAATTATGGAAACTCCCCTTATTTCTTGGTTGAAAACTCATGGCGCGAAGACAATCCGAATGCCGAATTTCCACGAATGAGTGCCTATAAAGCAACAGGCATGTCGACGAACAATGCAAATGCCAATTCAGGATGGATCAGAAAAGGAGATTATCTGCGGCTTAAATCCGTGCAGTTGGGCTACACTTTCCCGAAAGGATTGCTGAATGCAGCGAAGATTGAACATGTACGTGTGTTTGCTTCGGGCTCAAACCTTTTCACATGGGATTACTTGAAATACCTCGATCCCGAAATGCCAAATGTCAATAATGGATTTTATCCGCAGCAACGGATTTTTGAATTTGGTTTAAGCGTTACTTTTTAATCTCCTAAAAATTATTATTACAGATGAAATCAACTCTATATACCAGCTGTCGGCAGCTTTCATTTTTAGGCCTGTTGTTTATGGCGTTGGAAGGTTGTTCTGTCGATCTAATTCCACAGGACCGGATCGCAGAAGAGAAAGTGTGGGCTGACCCCAATTCGGCCGAACTATATGTGTCGGGTATCTATGCTGAATTTAAAAAATTCCAGTTTGGTCAATTTCCCAATTTAGGCTATGACAATGCAATGGATGCCTTAGCCGATGGAATGAAATTTACCTCAAATACGGCTGGGAATGGTACCGTCAATATTCTTGTATCCAACTCAAACCAGTTTTCTTCCGCAAGTGTGGGCCTGAATTATTGGGCGAGCGGATATGAACGTATCCGTCGTATCAATGAAATGATCAATGGGATTAACACCAAGTCCAGCCTTTCCGATGCTCAAAAACAGGTTTATGAGGCTGAGGGCAGGTTCGTGAGAGCATATGCTTATTTCTGGCTGGTAAAGATCCATGGAAGCGTGATTCTATTCAAGAGTATGGATCAGTATACTGAAAAAGATCACGAACGCTCGAGTGAGGAAGCCGTTTATGATTTTATCCTGGAGGATCTCCAATATGCGGTGGATCATCTTCCGCTCAACAATCTTGCTGGCCGGGCTACCCAGGGCGCGGCCTATACCTTGATGGCACGTGTAGGACTGTATGCAGGCTCTATTGCTAAATATGATCTCAAGCAGTTCAATCAGGATCCTTTGACGGGCATTTCACAGGCGAGGAGCGCGGAGTATTTTAAAAAATCAGCCGATGCAGCGCAAAAAGTCATCGATATGGCTAATGGGGGACTCTATGCCTTGGACGATAATTTTGCAAGCATTTTTACCAATAAAACTACAAAGGAAGCAATCTTTCGGGTAGATTTTGCAGCACCTGATGTCACGCATCAATACGACCTGGGCTATGCCCCACCTCGAGATGCTCCGGGTAATACATTGGTTTATGGTGTACCAACCGCGGAATTGGTCAATGAATTTGAAATGGCCGACGGATCCAAATTCTCCTGGCAGAATGCTGCGCAGGCAGCGGCTCCCTATACAAATCGTGAACCTCGTTTCTATGCGACGATCTTATACAATGGTGCAACCTGGAAAGGAAGAACACTGAATACGTCGACGACCGATGCGATAGAAGGATTTACAACATTTGGCGCGAGTGGTGACCCCAAACGTACCGTTACGGGATACTATGTACGCAAAATGCTTGATCCTACAAATACGACATTCGTTCAAAATAAAAGTACACAAAGCTGGATCGAAATGCGCTATGCCGAGGTCTTGTTGATTATGGCGGAAGCGAAAGCGCAATTGGGCGATTTTGCGACTGCAACTACCTACATCAATCAGCTCCGTCAGAAGCGTGGACTTAATGCCCTTAGCCTTGCCAACAATAATCAGGCAATGGCCGCAGTGGAGCACGAGCGCAAAGTTGAACTGGCTTTCGAGGGACATCGTTTCTGGGACTTGCGCCGTTGGAGAAAAGCTCACCTCCTGTTAGATAATGTGAAGTTTACAGGGCATAAGATCAGTCCGAACGCAACAGGATTAACGTATGAAGTTGTCTCAGCAGACGCAACCAACAGAAGTTTCAGTACAAAATTATATTATCTGCCCATACCTGAAAATGAAGTGCAGTTGAACGGCGCTTTGACTCAAATTAAAGGTTGGTAAAAACATGAAAGACTAGCAATGGACAAAATAAAATTTTACAGTTTATGGGCCTGTGCGAACCTTTTGGGAGGATGTCAAAAACCTAATTATCTGGAGCGGAATGTGAAAAATCAATTGATGGATTTTTACGCTACGATTGATGGGAAAGGGCAAGATCGGCTCTTCTTGAGCACGATCAGCAATGATACGGTGTATTTGCACGTAGATTATTATTATCCGATCGATTCGGACAATGAAGTAGATCTTTCACGACTGATGTTACGCGCTTCCGTTCCGGCTGATGCCCAGGTGACGCCGGGATTAAATGGATT
Proteins encoded in this window:
- a CDS encoding RagB/SusD family nutrient uptake outer membrane protein, producing the protein MKSTLYTSCRQLSFLGLLFMALEGCSVDLIPQDRIAEEKVWADPNSAELYVSGIYAEFKKFQFGQFPNLGYDNAMDALADGMKFTSNTAGNGTVNILVSNSNQFSSASVGLNYWASGYERIRRINEMINGINTKSSLSDAQKQVYEAEGRFVRAYAYFWLVKIHGSVILFKSMDQYTEKDHERSSEEAVYDFILEDLQYAVDHLPLNNLAGRATQGAAYTLMARVGLYAGSIAKYDLKQFNQDPLTGISQARSAEYFKKSADAAQKVIDMANGGLYALDDNFASIFTNKTTKEAIFRVDFAAPDVTHQYDLGYAPPRDAPGNTLVYGVPTAELVNEFEMADGSKFSWQNAAQAAAPYTNREPRFYATILYNGATWKGRTLNTSTTDAIEGFTTFGASGDPKRTVTGYYVRKMLDPTNTTFVQNKSTQSWIEMRYAEVLLIMAEAKAQLGDFATATTYINQLRQKRGLNALSLANNNQAMAAVEHERKVELAFEGHRFWDLRRWRKAHLLLDNVKFTGHKISPNATGLTYEVVSADATNRSFSTKLYYLPIPENEVQLNGALTQIKGW